In the genome of Cercospora beticola chromosome 2, complete sequence, one region contains:
- a CDS encoding mitochondrial 54S ribosomal protein bL31m, with protein sequence MLSSRATRPLCSACESSSRSLNHQQVRHATLLRRPKRPYTFTQLVTLSDGSTFLHRTTSPAPIYRSAKDTKNNAMWNPSSQKLLNVEEDEAGRLRKFRQRFGRGYDAESMSDGGEEVLEGEEKLSQQESDDSLLDLISGFGQQGEKEGKAAGTREEAKKSGKGKGGQK encoded by the exons ATGCTCTCCTCACGCGCGACCCGACCTCTCTGCTCCGCTTGCGAATCTTCTTCCCGTAGCCTCAACCATCAGCAAGTCCGACACGCGACCCTTCTCCGTCGACCGAAACGACCCTACACTTTCACACAACTCGTCACACTCTCCGATGGATCCACATTCCTTCACCGCACAACGAGCCCTGCGCCCATATACCGAAGCGCAAAAGATACGAAAAACAATGCGATGTGGAACCCTTCAAGTCAAAAATTGTTGAAtgtggaagaggacgaggctGGAAGGTTAAGAAAGTTTCGACAGAGATTTGGGCGAGGATATGATGCGGAAAGTATGAGTGATGGGGGTGAGGAG GTGCTAGAGGGTGAAGAAAAATTGAGCCAGCAGGAATCAGATGATAGTTTGTTGGATTTGATCAGCGGCTTTGGACAGCAGGGGGAGAAAGAGGGCAAGGCGGCAGGGACGAGagaggaagcgaagaagagcgggAAAGGGAAAGGAGGACAGAAGTGA